In Paenibacillus sp. BIC5C1, a genomic segment contains:
- a CDS encoding SDR family oxidoreductase: MRLQDKVAVVTGAGSGMGKAIATLYAQEGAKVVVSDINEASAQAVAEDIKANGGEATFVVANVAKEEDIQNLIDTTVNTYGTVDILVNNAGIMDSMEPAGDIVDDKWERIFAINTTSVMRATRKVLPIFLEKQKGVIVNIASAGGLHGARAGAAYTASKHAVVGFTKNTGFMYAQQGIRCNAIAPGGVETNIASTMTNINHFGASRQQLGMAINPRAGKSEEIAQVALFLGSDESSFVNGTVVTADAGWSSY, translated from the coding sequence ATGAGACTTCAAGATAAAGTAGCTGTAGTAACAGGTGCAGGTTCCGGCATGGGCAAAGCAATTGCAACACTGTACGCGCAGGAAGGTGCTAAGGTGGTTGTATCGGATATCAATGAGGCTTCAGCGCAGGCGGTTGCTGAGGATATCAAGGCAAATGGTGGAGAAGCAACGTTTGTGGTTGCGAACGTGGCGAAGGAAGAAGATATTCAGAACCTGATCGATACGACGGTTAACACCTATGGAACTGTGGACATTCTGGTCAATAATGCGGGTATTATGGACAGCATGGAACCAGCTGGCGACATTGTGGATGACAAGTGGGAGCGGATCTTTGCGATCAATACCACAAGTGTTATGCGTGCTACTCGTAAAGTGCTGCCAATCTTCCTGGAAAAACAAAAAGGTGTTATCGTCAATATTGCCTCAGCAGGCGGATTGCATGGTGCGCGTGCAGGCGCAGCTTACACCGCATCCAAACATGCGGTTGTTGGATTCACAAAAAATACAGGCTTCATGTATGCTCAGCAAGGTATTCGCTGTAACGCGATTGCTCCAGGTGGGGTTGAAACCAATATTGCCTCCACGATGACAAACATTAACCACTTCGGTGCCAGCAGACAACAGCTGGGAATGGCAATTAATCCGCGTGCAGGAAAAAGTGAAGAGATTGCACAGGTGGCGCTGTTCCTTGGTTCGGATGAATCCAGCTTCGTGAACGGAACAGTCGTAACGGCAGATGCAGGATGGAGTTCTTACTAA
- a CDS encoding TetR/AcrR family transcriptional regulator translates to MTELPSSMDRRIKKSKAALKDALIQLMQKQSFKEISITDIVRLADLNRGTFYRHYQYKEDLFNEIMDDIIKDLVFSYREPYLDKEIFEVSHMPSSAIKIFEHVHQHAQFYTLVVKSEASSNFQQMICDVLRDLALQDLNEIFPSHINRELLASYQSHAIFGMIIEWIRQEFKHSPAYMADELFKIINYKPGNVVYHTPYKAP, encoded by the coding sequence ATGACCGAACTTCCGAGTTCCATGGATCGAAGAATCAAGAAATCCAAAGCGGCACTGAAGGATGCCCTCATTCAATTAATGCAAAAGCAGTCATTCAAAGAAATATCCATTACCGATATTGTGCGGCTGGCAGATCTGAATCGGGGCACTTTTTACAGACACTATCAATACAAAGAAGACTTGTTCAATGAGATCATGGATGACATCATTAAGGATCTGGTCTTCTCCTATCGTGAACCTTATCTGGATAAAGAAATATTTGAAGTAAGTCATATGCCCTCTTCGGCAATTAAAATATTCGAACATGTGCATCAGCATGCGCAATTCTACACCCTTGTCGTGAAATCGGAGGCATCATCCAATTTTCAGCAAATGATCTGCGATGTTCTGCGTGACCTTGCCCTCCAGGATCTGAACGAAATATTTCCGTCCCACATCAATCGTGAGCTGCTGGCAAGTTATCAATCCCATGCCATATTCGGCATGATTATTGAATGGATTCGGCAGGAATTCAAACATAGCCCTGCTTATATGGCAGATGAGTTATTTAAAATCATTAACTACAAACCTGGCAATGTAGTGTATCACACCCCGTATAAGGCGCCCTAA